A portion of the Nitrospira sp. genome contains these proteins:
- a CDS encoding PAS domain S-box protein, whose translation MDFSLLLRRPAVRVYAAPLIGCLTLAIFLVDLNAPIDMAPWLPYLALAVAVAHLYDPKRLILATVLWSLAILGEPMIRSHADDAFEKVFNRTLGVVTLWIATGFLYAGLVAPRNRQPSDSHLEAIVSGALDAVVTMDRTGHVIEWNPQAVTIFGYSRDEAIGKLLADLIIPARYRQAHTKGLERFLSTGEETILRRRIEITAIRKSGEEFPVELTVLPILAGNDQLFSSFIRDITERKRSERQVQQSTDFIESLFEHLPNMVFVKDAKDLRFVRFNKAGEELLGYSRSELLGKTDYDFFAKEEADFFTAKDRETLRKKQLIDIPDEPIQTKSKGVRILHTKKITICDNTGAPQYLLGISEDITERKQAERALVESRAKSDFLANMSHEMRTPLTAIMGIADYLARTSLTHEQLTLVNRCTKASEGLLRMIEDLLLAAKAESGTLALVSEAFTLREVALECINLLTPEAQEKDLALKVEFDPSLPARLTGDAYRLQQVLLNLIRNAVKFTPTGSILVRAKAWVIEPPVCTVQFSVTDTGIGIPEDLRERLFERFSQADLRTNRQYGGVGLGLSICKQLVVLMGGRIWFERMPGGGSTFSFILPLGISKQNEQTRLSTSPQNTTGPLRSSSSLCPSVRREARILLAEDSVESQHVMRLYLSRTPHHLDCAESGTSVVEAFKSSRYDLVLMDLHMPDIDGYEATRRIRAWEKEQDLPRTPIVALTADGFAESRQKSLAAGCDDFLTKPIKMDAVFNTIQQYVADAETPLPQNRPPHTYDAGALDADLRRLRPRFLRNRHDDVLTLRAAVDNGDFERIRTIGHRMKGVAGSYGLPGIGTIGAAIEQAALDRRLDRVTASVADLVEAIREAEQRDSPHCVEPSSSPQPSKGAAS comes from the coding sequence ATGGACTTCTCCCTGCTTCTTCGTCGCCCCGCGGTGCGCGTATATGCCGCGCCGCTTATCGGTTGTTTGACCCTCGCGATCTTTCTGGTCGATCTGAACGCTCCAATAGACATGGCTCCTTGGCTCCCCTACCTGGCGCTTGCCGTCGCCGTCGCGCACCTGTACGACCCGAAGCGACTGATCCTTGCCACCGTCCTCTGGTCCCTCGCGATCCTGGGAGAACCCATGATCCGCTCCCATGCCGATGATGCCTTCGAGAAGGTCTTCAACCGAACCTTGGGCGTCGTTACGCTCTGGATTGCGACAGGATTCCTGTATGCCGGCCTTGTCGCCCCCAGAAATCGTCAACCCAGCGACTCACACCTAGAGGCCATCGTGTCCGGCGCCCTGGACGCCGTGGTCACCATGGATCGCACCGGCCACGTGATCGAGTGGAACCCGCAGGCGGTAACGATATTTGGATATTCCAGAGACGAAGCCATCGGTAAGCTGCTCGCCGACCTCATCATTCCTGCGCGCTATCGCCAGGCCCATACGAAGGGTCTCGAACGGTTTCTGTCGACAGGAGAAGAAACGATTCTGCGCCGACGCATCGAAATCACGGCCATCCGCAAGAGCGGCGAGGAATTCCCCGTGGAATTGACGGTGCTCCCGATTCTCGCCGGGAACGATCAACTGTTCTCTTCCTTCATCCGGGACATTACCGAACGCAAGCGCTCGGAGCGGCAGGTGCAGCAGTCCACCGATTTCATCGAGTCCCTGTTCGAGCACCTGCCCAACATGGTCTTCGTCAAGGATGCGAAGGACCTCCGATTCGTCCGATTCAACAAGGCCGGAGAGGAGCTGCTGGGCTATTCCAGATCCGAGTTGTTGGGGAAAACCGACTATGATTTCTTTGCCAAAGAAGAGGCGGATTTCTTCACGGCCAAGGACCGGGAAACATTGCGCAAGAAGCAGTTGATCGATATTCCGGATGAGCCGATTCAGACCAAGTCCAAGGGCGTCCGGATTCTGCACACGAAGAAAATCACGATCTGCGACAACACCGGCGCTCCACAATATCTGCTGGGTATTTCCGAGGACATCACGGAACGCAAGCAAGCGGAAAGGGCGCTGGTTGAGAGCAGAGCCAAGAGCGATTTCCTGGCCAACATGAGCCACGAAATGCGCACGCCGCTGACCGCCATCATGGGCATCGCTGACTATCTAGCCAGAACGTCCTTGACCCATGAGCAGCTCACGCTCGTCAACCGGTGTACAAAAGCCAGCGAAGGGCTTCTCCGGATGATCGAAGACCTCCTGCTGGCAGCGAAGGCGGAATCGGGTACCTTGGCCCTGGTGTCCGAGGCGTTTACCTTGAGAGAAGTCGCCCTGGAGTGCATCAATCTTCTCACCCCGGAAGCGCAGGAGAAGGACCTCGCTCTGAAGGTCGAGTTCGATCCGTCGCTCCCGGCCAGGCTGACCGGCGACGCCTATCGCCTCCAACAAGTCCTACTCAATCTGATCAGGAATGCCGTCAAATTTACCCCGACCGGATCGATTCTGGTGCGGGCAAAGGCCTGGGTGATCGAGCCGCCGGTCTGCACCGTACAATTCTCCGTCACGGATACAGGGATCGGCATTCCCGAAGACCTGCGGGAACGTCTCTTCGAGCGATTCTCTCAGGCCGACTTGAGGACCAACAGACAGTACGGCGGCGTGGGGCTGGGACTCTCCATCTGCAAACAACTTGTGGTGCTCATGGGAGGGCGGATTTGGTTCGAGCGTATGCCGGGCGGCGGAAGCACGTTCTCCTTCATACTGCCGCTTGGGATATCAAAGCAGAACGAACAAACTCGTCTCTCCACCTCGCCACAGAACACGACCGGCCCTCTCCGGTCCTCCAGCTCTCTTTGTCCCTCCGTACGGCGAGAAGCGAGGATCCTCCTGGCCGAGGACTCCGTCGAATCTCAGCATGTCATGCGGTTGTATCTGAGCCGGACGCCCCACCATCTCGACTGTGCGGAAAGCGGGACGAGCGTGGTCGAGGCGTTCAAATCCAGCCGCTACGACTTGGTCCTGATGGATCTGCACATGCCTGACATCGACGGCTACGAAGCGACGCGCCGTATCCGGGCCTGGGAAAAGGAACAGGACCTGCCACGGACGCCGATCGTAGCTTTGACGGCCGACGGGTTTGCGGAGTCCCGACAGAAAAGCCTTGCGGCAGGCTGCGATGATTTCCTCACGAAGCCGATAAAAATGGATGCCGTGTTCAACACAATCCAGCAGTACGTGGCCGACGCGGAGACTCCTCTCCCGCAGAACCGACCGCCGCACACCTACGACGCAGGAGCGCTGGACGCCGACCTTCGCCGGCTGAGACCGAGGTTTCTCCGGAATCGCCATGACGATGTCCTGACGTTACGGGCGGCCGTCGACAACGGCGACTTTGAGCGGATCAGGACCATCGGTCATCGCATGAAAGGAGTTGCCGGTTCCTACGGACTGCCCGGTATTGGAACCATCGGCGCCGCCATCGAGCAAGCCGCCCTGGATCGCCGGCTCGACAGAGTCACCGCAAGCGTGGCCGACCTTGTCGAGGCGATCAGAGAGGCCGAACAGCGTGATTCGCCTCATTGTGTCGAACCATCGTCATCACCACAGCCCAGTAAAGGAGCCGCGTCATGA
- a CDS encoding response regulator: MSILIVDDFEEQRELLALTLKQAGYRSLIFAHSAADALKRLGVGQSAPPTDHVDIVLMDILMPDMDGLEACRRIREEEPLQHLPVIVVTAKTDASDLTAAYTAGATDYIRKPVIPAELVARVSMAMSVKEELDNRMERERELDEEAKKLGKTVQELKSLRGTLCLCAKCKRVKTSGGLWQRLEDYLEEKLNAKLSSGVCNKCASEGAPKTTRASF; encoded by the coding sequence ATGAGTATCCTCATCGTGGATGATTTCGAAGAGCAACGTGAACTGCTGGCCCTGACGTTGAAGCAAGCCGGCTATCGCTCACTCATATTCGCCCATTCAGCCGCCGATGCCCTGAAGCGGTTGGGGGTGGGACAATCGGCTCCGCCGACCGACCACGTCGACATCGTGCTGATGGATATCCTCATGCCGGACATGGACGGCCTGGAAGCCTGTCGTCGAATCAGGGAGGAGGAACCGCTTCAACATCTTCCCGTGATCGTCGTCACAGCCAAGACTGATGCCTCCGATCTCACGGCGGCTTACACCGCCGGAGCCACGGACTACATCCGCAAGCCGGTGATTCCCGCCGAACTGGTGGCGCGTGTCTCCATGGCCATGAGCGTCAAGGAGGAACTGGACAATCGCATGGAGCGCGAGCGGGAGTTGGACGAGGAGGCCAAGAAGCTCGGCAAAACGGTCCAAGAACTCAAGTCGCTCCGCGGAACGCTCTGCCTCTGCGCCAAGTGCAAGCGGGTCAAGACCAGCGGCGGGCTGTGGCAACGGCTCGAAGATTATCTTGAAGAAAAGCTCAACGCCAAGCTCAGCTCCGGCGTCTGCAACAAATGCGCGAGCGAGGGCGCGCCGAAAACGACCCGCGCCTCTTTCTAA
- a CDS encoding outer membrane protein transport protein: MKNLFGYLLATLAVIPEIAYADAFRNPFQSASAIGQGLAFAAQADDPSAIHYNPAGMTQLRGVQIAAGVQFVGVNTNYTSPTGVTTKNEKSFPVGLPPPGQFFITANMADLGPKVLNGLTIGLGVENLYGFGAKYPQDGPFNSAVTTAQLPLLDIKPTIAYKISNMISIGLGADIFTFASFLGEGQIEQQFVWPGGLGIPAGSNIEVNGTGTTAGLNASLLVTPLRNDDGKPLLNLGFIWRSQAVLPLSGQLLVNGTAVANASSSIRFPESFSWAIAGWPVRNLEREWKLEVDLDYVRWQSVRNSDIQLSNGITISNPQPWTNSVTFIIGTEYKWLSLGSHSAWDIALRTGYNRSQTPIPNVVFTPALPDSNVNTFSVGAGFMCKPGGHFLGFLSCGDPEGGKKWLKGMGLDLAYAAAVFDTRTVTENRNPTVDGTYQTTNHIGAMTFRLNF; the protein is encoded by the coding sequence GTGAAGAATTTGTTCGGATATCTACTAGCCACCCTGGCGGTGATACCGGAAATTGCTTATGCTGATGCCTTCCGAAACCCTTTCCAGAGCGCCTCGGCCATCGGCCAAGGGCTAGCATTCGCCGCTCAAGCCGACGACCCTTCTGCCATTCACTACAACCCCGCAGGAATGACGCAATTGCGGGGTGTCCAGATCGCCGCTGGTGTTCAATTTGTGGGTGTGAACACCAATTATACGAGTCCAACCGGCGTTACAACGAAGAATGAAAAGTCCTTCCCTGTAGGACTTCCCCCGCCTGGCCAATTTTTCATCACGGCTAACATGGCTGACCTCGGCCCAAAGGTCCTGAATGGATTGACCATAGGCTTGGGGGTAGAAAATCTGTATGGGTTCGGTGCGAAGTACCCCCAAGATGGTCCTTTTAACTCTGCTGTCACAACCGCTCAGCTGCCGCTTCTGGATATCAAGCCAACGATTGCCTACAAGATCTCAAATATGATCTCCATAGGCCTAGGCGCTGATATTTTTACCTTTGCGAGTTTCCTGGGCGAGGGGCAAATTGAACAACAATTCGTCTGGCCGGGCGGATTGGGCATTCCTGCCGGGTCAAATATCGAGGTGAATGGAACAGGGACGACAGCGGGACTTAATGCCAGCCTGCTCGTTACGCCGCTAAGGAACGACGATGGAAAACCATTGCTTAATCTCGGATTCATCTGGAGAAGCCAAGCCGTACTTCCCCTGTCAGGACAACTGTTGGTGAACGGCACTGCCGTGGCAAATGCCTCCTCAAGTATTCGGTTTCCCGAAAGCTTCTCCTGGGCTATCGCCGGCTGGCCTGTGAGGAATTTGGAAAGAGAATGGAAACTCGAAGTGGATCTTGATTACGTGAGATGGCAGTCAGTTCGAAATTCCGACATTCAACTCTCGAATGGCATCACTATCTCGAATCCGCAGCCATGGACAAACTCGGTGACCTTTATTATCGGAACAGAATACAAGTGGTTAAGCCTTGGTAGTCACTCAGCTTGGGATATAGCCTTGCGTACAGGCTACAACCGGTCGCAGACTCCCATTCCCAATGTGGTATTCACACCGGCACTTCCAGACTCGAATGTGAATACGTTTTCGGTTGGGGCAGGTTTCATGTGTAAACCCGGAGGTCACTTTCTGGGGTTTCTTAGCTGCGGCGACCCGGAAGGAGGGAAAAAATGGCTAAAAGGTATGGGCTTGGACCTAGCCTACGCTGCGGCTGTTTTCGATACCCGCACGGTGACCGAGAACAGAAACCCTACGGTAGATGGTACTTATCAGACAACCAACCACATTGGGGCCATGACCTTCAGGCTCAATTTCTAA
- a CDS encoding acyltransferase, translating into MNEEHQRIEFLDHLRGVAIAMVFCLHVFGETFASDSPQWGRWFVDIVHNGISYFLLFPFTYGWVGVAIFFVLSGFCIHLSYERDQTRDFHRFFFRRFFRIYPPYCIAVVLFTFVITPYPAPATTRDLVTHVLLINNLDEASFFSLNPSFWTIAVEVQLYALYPLLVLMAQRFGWASSLWLAGSVALAIKAYSVLQGYFEGTMLPLPSWLWHSPLRYWFAWTLGAKLADDFLQGRRSVLSRCPMWVWPSLTILSGILKPLAPFTWEFAALATGTVIAHLLVRPLSQTFLSHFVVRHMRTVGLASYSMYLVHQPILSWLRRQAFPAVFGSDMHPFMIVLLCMGAWLPILSLAWLLYRFIEIPSISLGKQFLRHRQAGRSVVPGLG; encoded by the coding sequence ATGAACGAAGAACATCAACGCATAGAGTTTCTCGATCACTTGCGAGGCGTGGCTATCGCGATGGTTTTTTGTCTCCATGTTTTTGGAGAAACATTCGCGAGCGACTCCCCGCAATGGGGCCGATGGTTTGTGGATATTGTTCACAACGGCATCTCGTACTTTCTGCTGTTTCCCTTTACGTATGGCTGGGTGGGCGTCGCCATTTTCTTCGTGCTAAGTGGTTTCTGCATCCATTTGAGCTATGAACGAGACCAGACAAGAGATTTCCACCGATTCTTCTTCCGGCGCTTCTTCCGGATCTACCCGCCCTACTGTATCGCTGTTGTGCTCTTTACTTTCGTCATCACTCCTTACCCGGCGCCGGCGACAACGAGGGACTTGGTGACTCATGTACTACTTATTAATAATCTGGACGAGGCTTCATTTTTCTCGCTCAATCCTTCGTTTTGGACCATCGCCGTTGAAGTTCAGCTATATGCCCTCTACCCTCTGTTGGTTCTCATGGCGCAAAGATTTGGTTGGGCTTCTAGCCTCTGGTTGGCGGGTTCTGTCGCGTTGGCGATCAAGGCCTATTCTGTTCTGCAAGGATATTTTGAAGGCACAATGCTCCCGCTCCCTTCCTGGCTATGGCACAGTCCATTGAGGTATTGGTTCGCCTGGACGCTTGGTGCAAAACTCGCCGATGATTTCCTGCAGGGTCGGAGAAGTGTGCTCTCAAGATGTCCCATGTGGGTTTGGCCATCCCTCACCATCCTCAGCGGCATTCTGAAGCCCCTTGCGCCATTTACGTGGGAGTTCGCCGCGCTCGCGACAGGGACTGTCATAGCTCATCTCCTGGTGCGTCCGCTGTCTCAGACCTTCCTTTCTCACTTCGTAGTAAGGCATATGCGAACCGTTGGCCTTGCGAGCTATAGTATGTACCTCGTTCACCAACCGATCTTGTCATGGCTCCGGAGACAGGCTTTCCCTGCGGTCTTTGGGAGCGATATGCACCCGTTCATGATTGTTCTGCTTTGTATGGGTGCGTGGTTGCCGATACTATCTCTTGCGTGGCTCCTTTACAGATTCATCGAAATCCCCAGCATCAGTCTCGGCAAGCAATTCCTGAGGCATCGCCAGGCCGGCCGATCAGTTGTCCCTGGGCTTGGTTGA
- a CDS encoding GDSL-type esterase/lipase family protein: MIVLLVLGGAQVYAELALVCGIVQAETALAPFIHASVPEGKPAAVVPAPQAESWWTTRHEHVLARIRQGNVGLLFIGDSITQGWASKGRSVWDEYYERRRAVNLGFAGDRTEHVLWRLDHGEIEGITPKLIVLMIGTNNSGHRHDPPAETAAGIEAILRTLLMGLPGTKILLLGIFPRGASGADHLRQLNAAINERIRHFADSQRVFFLDLSRRFLDEQEHASRELLPDYLHLSERGYQVWADGMETMIKTLLGE, from the coding sequence GTGATTGTACTTCTGGTGTTAGGTGGCGCTCAAGTCTACGCAGAATTGGCGCTGGTCTGCGGCATCGTTCAAGCGGAAACGGCTCTTGCCCCGTTTATCCATGCATCGGTTCCTGAAGGCAAACCGGCGGCGGTCGTACCTGCTCCTCAGGCCGAGTCCTGGTGGACAACCAGACACGAACATGTACTCGCACGCATTCGCCAAGGTAATGTTGGCCTCCTGTTCATTGGAGACTCCATTACACAAGGATGGGCAAGTAAGGGTCGCTCCGTTTGGGACGAGTATTATGAGCGACGCCGTGCCGTGAATTTGGGATTCGCAGGGGATCGCACCGAACACGTGTTGTGGCGCTTGGACCATGGGGAGATCGAGGGGATTACCCCCAAACTGATCGTGCTGATGATTGGAACCAACAACTCGGGGCATCGTCACGATCCTCCGGCGGAGACCGCCGCAGGCATAGAGGCGATTCTCAGAACATTACTCATGGGCCTCCCAGGCACAAAAATTCTGCTGTTGGGCATATTTCCTCGTGGTGCCTCAGGAGCTGACCATCTGCGTCAGTTGAATGCGGCCATCAATGAGCGCATCCGTCACTTCGCCGATAGCCAGCGGGTCTTTTTCTTGGACCTCAGCCGGCGCTTTCTGGATGAACAGGAACATGCCTCTCGAGAGCTCTTGCCCGATTACCTGCACCTCAGTGAGCGCGGGTACCAGGTGTGGGCCGACGGCATGGAAACCATGATCAAGACGCTGCTTGGCGAGTGA
- a CDS encoding STAS/SEC14 domain-containing protein, whose product MLVHQLLGNEGILLIHPDGPIAAGDFEAVARSVDPYIEQNGTLRGVMIQAESFPGWESFAALMSHMRFVRDHHRSIGKVAAVSDSAILSIAPQIAKHFVQAEVRHFSANERHAALAWLRE is encoded by the coding sequence ATGCTCGTCCATCAGCTTCTTGGCAACGAAGGTATCCTGCTCATCCATCCGGACGGACCGATTGCGGCTGGGGATTTCGAAGCAGTGGCCAGATCAGTGGACCCGTACATCGAGCAAAACGGAACCTTGCGAGGCGTCATGATCCAGGCCGAGTCGTTTCCAGGCTGGGAGAGCTTTGCTGCGCTCATGTCGCACATGCGCTTTGTTCGCGACCATCACCGATCCATCGGGAAGGTGGCCGCCGTCTCCGATAGCGCCATTCTTTCGATCGCTCCACAAATCGCCAAACACTTCGTCCAAGCCGAGGTTCGGCACTTTAGCGCGAATGAGCGCCATGCCGCGCTTGCCTGGTTGCGGGAGTGA
- a CDS encoding Eco57I restriction-modification methylase domain-containing protein, with amino-acid sequence MAEPKGVVYTKRWVVELMLDLSGYSPQENLVDMLAIEPAAGEGAFLEPMIERLLDSCQQFGRNLSECRHSLLAYEVDEPSAARARLLATRILLHHGADRTLAEELAGEWVVTKDYLFDVSNQLQADFVIGNPPYVRLEDIPEDTATVYRNMYPTMQGRADLYVAFFEAALRQLKSGGVCAFICADRWMRNHYGAKLRQLITSAYDVEVILSMHEADAFHDAVDAYPAITIIRHTKQRMAAVASAGPEIENLPPNQLAAIIRGGQQTFLPPSTCLRLAHVQQWFKGTDPWPCHSPEQLTLLRRLEDHFSQLETSAKIGIGVATGNDGIYITPDDRLVETSRLLKLALAKDLSSGELQWSGHYLVNPWDSDGLVDLTRFPKLKAYYEAHAADLKKRHTAEKCTRGWYKTIDRVNHELLAKQKLYIPDIKNTLEPVLDRGETYPHHNLYFVQSDEWDLEVLGGLLLSALGQFFVESYGIRMRGGYLRFQAQYLRRIRVPQPAAVAAKHARELRKAFHRRDRQLATEIALQIYGIERSLMEAALEH; translated from the coding sequence TTGGCCGAACCGAAAGGAGTCGTTTACACCAAGCGATGGGTGGTGGAATTGATGCTGGACCTATCCGGTTATTCTCCACAGGAAAACCTAGTCGACATGCTCGCGATCGAACCGGCGGCAGGTGAAGGTGCATTTCTAGAGCCGATGATCGAGCGTCTTCTTGATTCTTGTCAGCAGTTTGGGCGGAATCTCTCCGAGTGTCGTCACTCTCTGCTCGCTTATGAGGTGGATGAACCAAGCGCGGCGCGCGCTCGGCTGTTAGCCACGCGAATCCTCTTGCACCACGGAGCGGACAGAACTTTGGCTGAAGAATTGGCGGGAGAATGGGTGGTCACGAAAGACTACCTTTTCGACGTGAGCAACCAGCTACAGGCCGACTTTGTCATCGGCAACCCCCCATATGTGCGACTGGAAGATATCCCGGAAGACACCGCAACCGTGTACCGAAACATGTATCCGACCATGCAAGGGCGCGCTGACCTTTATGTGGCATTCTTTGAAGCGGCTCTTCGACAACTGAAGAGCGGAGGGGTCTGTGCATTCATCTGCGCGGACCGTTGGATGAGGAATCACTACGGCGCGAAACTTCGACAACTCATTACCTCCGCGTACGACGTAGAAGTGATCTTGAGCATGCACGAAGCCGATGCCTTTCACGATGCGGTAGACGCCTATCCAGCGATCACGATCATCCGACACACCAAGCAGAGGATGGCCGCCGTCGCAAGCGCGGGACCAGAAATAGAGAACCTACCGCCAAATCAGTTGGCCGCAATCATTCGTGGAGGGCAGCAGACATTCCTTCCTCCCTCAACCTGTCTACGGTTGGCTCACGTACAACAGTGGTTCAAGGGAACGGATCCATGGCCCTGCCATTCACCCGAGCAACTCACCTTACTTCGAAGGCTTGAAGATCACTTCTCTCAGCTAGAGACCAGTGCGAAGATCGGAATTGGCGTAGCGACCGGCAATGACGGCATCTACATCACGCCGGATGATAGGTTAGTTGAAACTTCTCGCCTGCTCAAGCTTGCTCTTGCAAAAGACTTGTCCAGCGGCGAGCTACAGTGGTCCGGACACTATCTTGTCAATCCCTGGGACAGCGACGGATTGGTAGACCTGACCCGGTTTCCGAAGCTCAAAGCCTACTATGAAGCCCATGCTGCGGATCTGAAGAAACGTCATACTGCGGAAAAATGTACAAGGGGATGGTATAAGACCATCGACCGTGTGAATCACGAACTCCTCGCGAAGCAGAAGCTGTATATCCCAGACATCAAGAACACGCTGGAGCCAGTCTTGGATCGCGGCGAGACGTATCCGCACCACAATTTGTACTTTGTGCAATCAGACGAATGGGACTTGGAAGTCCTCGGAGGACTTCTTCTGTCCGCCCTCGGACAATTCTTTGTGGAATCATACGGAATCCGCATGCGAGGTGGATACTTGCGCTTTCAGGCTCAATATCTTCGTCGAATCCGAGTTCCTCAGCCAGCCGCCGTAGCAGCTAAACATGCTCGCGAACTGCGAAAGGCCTTTCATCGCCGCGATCGACAACTCGCGACCGAGATAGCATTGCAGATATACGGAATCGAAAGGAGTCTTATGGAGGCCGCGCTTGAACATTGA
- a CDS encoding PaeR7I family type II restriction endonuclease: protein MNIEQRLHVAVQSYWDARRKNREKQVQSGKVDAGSRGEVTGGTQMGALEVLVSDILCEAGLKRPDVRTRTALELPGYFRATKKWDLIVISNGALVLAMELKSQAGKSIGNNVNNRSEEAVGSAKDIWTAFRESRFGQCPPPFLGYLFLLEDRDNVKAPVGNKEPYFQVDPEFRGKLLKTKGQSQYEGVSYSRRYELLCRRLVLERLYTSACFLMATNSAKTKITQPAPDLTFRRFVAALQGHVVTFLGSQEGKGVRQVKRHPADVR from the coding sequence TTGAACATTGAGCAGAGACTACATGTGGCCGTCCAAAGCTACTGGGACGCTAGGAGGAAGAATAGGGAGAAGCAGGTTCAATCTGGGAAAGTCGATGCAGGATCCAGGGGCGAGGTGACAGGCGGCACTCAGATGGGTGCGTTGGAGGTTTTGGTTTCTGACATCCTCTGTGAGGCTGGGTTAAAGCGACCCGATGTCAGGACAAGAACAGCACTGGAGCTTCCTGGGTATTTTCGAGCCACAAAGAAGTGGGATCTGATCGTTATATCCAACGGAGCACTTGTTCTTGCAATGGAATTGAAGTCTCAAGCCGGCAAGTCCATTGGCAACAACGTTAACAATCGATCTGAAGAAGCGGTGGGCAGTGCAAAAGATATATGGACAGCCTTTCGCGAAAGTCGTTTCGGACAATGTCCACCTCCCTTTCTCGGTTACCTGTTCTTGCTCGAAGATCGCGACAACGTAAAAGCCCCTGTCGGCAATAAGGAGCCGTACTTTCAGGTTGATCCGGAGTTTCGCGGGAAGCTTCTCAAAACGAAGGGCCAGTCACAGTATGAAGGCGTATCCTACAGCAGGAGATACGAACTGTTATGTCGTCGTTTAGTTCTTGAACGGCTCTACACTTCGGCCTGCTTCCTCATGGCGACAAATTCCGCTAAAACCAAGATAACGCAACCCGCCCCCGACTTAACCTTCCGACGATTTGTAGCTGCGCTTCAGGGCCATGTTGTCACGTTCCTTGGAAGCCAGGAGGGAAAGGGCGTGAGACAAGTGAAGCGACACCCCGCGGATGTGCGGTAG